The Amaranthus tricolor cultivar Red isolate AtriRed21 chromosome 6, ASM2621246v1, whole genome shotgun sequence genome has a segment encoding these proteins:
- the LOC130814887 gene encoding G-type lectin S-receptor-like serine/threonine-protein kinase At1g11410 isoform X1 yields MILIAFLMLLLLPLCASVDTITPTSPLRDGDVLTSKAGKFTLGFFSPGNSTRKRYVGTWFTKVSVQSVVWVANRDTPINGSLGTLSINGDGHLRITSRKTVLWSTDISVPGSVNINSTSCKLLDTGNLVLTTDNGKVLLWQSFDHITDTFLPEMKLGLDKRTGLNRHLTSWRSNDDPSPGNFSFRVDPNGSPQFFLYQGSSPVWRTGPWIGQKWSGVPEMTRAYIFNYSFVSDTNEISVSYRVLNDSIISIFVVDGNSGTVQRRTWQENTKRWIEFWSAPKELCDQYGECGAFASCNPNSANQFQCTCFPGYEPKSPRDWYLRDGSQGCVRQENRSMCKNGEGFLKLESMKLPDTSNALVNKSSTLKECEEECLKNCSCIGYTSADDTGAGSGCISLYGALIDTRVYPDGGQDVYFRADAVELAKYKRSKGPFSNKKMEAVLIVLVLLASTLFIFFLVYWIHQKKKRAWEEAEERSLWTKDVEESDSGSDLPFFTRSELAAATDNFSLANKLGEGGFGSVYKGRMENGQEIAVKKLAPNSGQGIQEFKNEVRLIAKLQHRNLVKMLGCCIKGEEKMLIYEFMPNKSLDTFIFNEEIKSSLDWTKRFDIIIGIARGMLYLHQDSRLRIIHRDLKASNILLDKNMVPKISDFGMARIFGNEQVQVNTTRVVGTYGYMAPEYALQGVMSIKSDVFSFGVLLLEIITGRKNSGFYPDNPSINLVGHVWELWKEGRSLEIVDTSVKDSDADEELLSCIQIGLLCVQERADDRPTMSTVVFMLSNNVELPSPSQPAFIHKGSLHDADPSSSSAGAYSVNELSYTSVIDGR; encoded by the exons ATGATTCTAATAGCTTTTCTAATGCTTCTTTTATTGCCGTTGTGTGCTTCAGTTGATACTATAACTCCTACTAGCCCCCTTAGAGATGGTGATGTCTTGACATCCAAAGCAGGAAAATTTACTTTAGGATTCTTCAGCCCTGGAAATTCCACTCGAAAAAGATACGTTGGAACTTGGTTCACTAAGGTTTCTGTGCAATCTGTTGTTTGGGTTGCTAACAGAGATACACCCATCAATGGTTCTCTTGGAACTCTTTCAATCAATGGAGACGGGCATCTTAGAATCACTTCTCGGAAAACTGTCCTATGGTCCACGGATATTTCAGTTCCGGGTTCTGTGAATATCAACAGCACCTCGTGCAAGCTATTAGATACGGGGAATTTAGTCTTGACTACTGATAATGGTAAAGTTTTGCTGTGGCAGAGCTTTGATCACATTACAGACACTTTTCTTCCTGAAATGAAGCTTGGCTTGGATAAAAGAACTGGGTTAAACCGTCATTTAACCTCTTGGAGATCAAACGATGATCCAAGTCCTGGGAATTTCTCATTCCGGGTTGATCCAAATGGGTCTCCTCAATTCTTCTTGTACCAAGGTTCGAGTCCAGTTTGGAGGACAGGTCCTTGGATCGGACAGAAATGGAGTGGAGTTCCTGAAATGACACGTGCTTATATTTTCAACTATAGTTTTGTCAGCGACACAAATGAGATATCTGTAAGCTACAGAGTTTTGAATGATTCTATCATCTCAATCTTCGTGGTTGATGGAAATTCAGGAACAGTTCAGAGACGAACATGGCAGGAGAATACAAAACGTTGGATCGAGTTCTGGTCAGCACCGAAGGAGCTCTGTGATCAGTATGGAGAGTGTGGTGCTTTTGCTAGCTGCAACCCCAATAGTGCCAACCAATTTCAATGCACCTGTTTTCCTGG ATATGAACCAAAATCACCGCGAGATTGGTATCTAAGAGATGGTTCACAAGGTTGTGTGAGACAAGAAAACAGATCAATGTGCAAAAACGGAGAAGGGTTCTTGAAGCTAGAAAGCATGAAGTTGCCAGATACTTCAAACGCTTTAGTGAATAAAAGCTCGACATTGAAGGAGTGCGAAGAAGAATGCTTGAAGAACTGCTCTTGCATAGGCTATACAAGTGCAGATGACACTGGTGCAGGAAGTGGCTGCATTTCATTGTATGGTGCTTTGATTGATACAAGGGTGTATCCTGATGGGGGCCAGGACGTATACTTTCGAGCAGATGCAGTTGAGTTAG CAAAATATAAGAGGTCGAAAGGGCCCTTCTCAAATAAGAAGATGGAAGCAGTTCTCATTGTGCTGGTGTTGCTGGCATCTacattatttatcttttttctgGTGTATTGGATTCACCAGAAGAAGAAAAGAG CATGGGAAGAAGCTGAAGAAAGGTCTCTTTGGACGAAAGATGTCGAAGAAAGTGATTCTGGCTCAGATTTACCCTTCTTCACTCGTAGCGAATTAGCTGCAGCCACAGATAATTTCAGTTTGGCTAATAAGCTAGGAGAAGGTGGCTTTGGATCAGTGTACAAG GGTCGGATGGAAAACGGACAAGAAATTGCTGTAAAAAAGTTGGCTCCAAATTCAGGACAAGGCATACAAGAATTTAAGAACGAAGTTAGGCTAATTGCTAAACTTCAGCATAGAAACCTCGTCAAGATGTTAGGATGTTGCATCAAAGGAGAGGAGAAGATGTTGATCTACGaattcatgccaaacaaaagcTTAGACACTTTCATTTTCA ATGAAGAGATCAAGTCATCGTTAGATTGGACAAAACGCTTTGACATTATCATCGGGATTGCTCGAGGAATGTTATATCTTCACCAAGACTCACGATTAAGGATAATCCATAGGGACCTAAAAGCAAGCAATATCCTGCTTGACAAAAACATGGTCCCGAAAATTTCAGATTTTGGCATGGCTAGAATATTCGGGAATGAGCAAGTACAAGTTAACACGACTAGGGTGGTTGGGACCTA TGGATATATGGCACCAGAGTATGCACTGCAAGGAGTAATGTCCATAAAGTCGGATGTCTTTAGCTTTGGAGTCTTGTTATTGGAGATTATTACTGGTAGAAAGAACTCTGGTTTTTATCCTGACAATCCTTCCATCAATCTAGTTGGTCAT GTTTGGGAGCTTTGGAAAGAAGGACGATCATTGGAAATAGTCGATACATCTGTGAAAGATTCTGATGCTGACGAGGAACTCTTAAGCTGTATTCAAATTGGATTGCTATGTGTGCAAGAACGCGCAGATGACAGACCAACAATGTCAACCGTAGTGTTTATGTTGAGCAACAATGTGGAACTTCCTTCTCCGAGTCAACCTGCATTTATCCATAAAGGAAGCTTGCATGATGCAGATCCATCGTCGTCAAGTGCTGGAGCGTATTCAGTAAATGAACTCTCATATACCTCCGTGATAGATGGTCGATGA
- the LOC130814887 gene encoding G-type lectin S-receptor-like serine/threonine-protein kinase At1g11410 isoform X2 encodes MILIAFLMLLLLPLCASVDTITPTSPLRDGDVLTSKAGKFTLGFFSPGNSTRKRYVGTWFTKVSVQSVVWVANRDTPINGSLGTLSINGDGHLRITSRKTVLWSTDISVPGSVNINSTSCKLLDTGNLVLTTDNGKVLLWQSFDHITDTFLPEMKLGLDKRTGLNRHLTSWRSNDDPSPGNFSFRVDPNGSPQFFLYQGSSPVWRTGPWIGQKWSGVPEMTRAYIFNYSFVSDTNEISVSYRVLNDSIISIFVVDGNSGTVQRRTWQENTKRWIEFWSAPKELCDQYGECGAFASCNPNSANQFQCTCFPGYEPKSPRDWYLRDGSQGCVRQENRSMCKNGEGFLKLESMKLPDTSNALVNKSSTLKECEEECLKNCSCIGYTSADDTGAGSGCISLYGALIDTRVYPDGGQDVYFRADAVELAWEEAEERSLWTKDVEESDSGSDLPFFTRSELAAATDNFSLANKLGEGGFGSVYKGRMENGQEIAVKKLAPNSGQGIQEFKNEVRLIAKLQHRNLVKMLGCCIKGEEKMLIYEFMPNKSLDTFIFNEEIKSSLDWTKRFDIIIGIARGMLYLHQDSRLRIIHRDLKASNILLDKNMVPKISDFGMARIFGNEQVQVNTTRVVGTYGYMAPEYALQGVMSIKSDVFSFGVLLLEIITGRKNSGFYPDNPSINLVGHVWELWKEGRSLEIVDTSVKDSDADEELLSCIQIGLLCVQERADDRPTMSTVVFMLSNNVELPSPSQPAFIHKGSLHDADPSSSSAGAYSVNELSYTSVIDGR; translated from the exons ATGATTCTAATAGCTTTTCTAATGCTTCTTTTATTGCCGTTGTGTGCTTCAGTTGATACTATAACTCCTACTAGCCCCCTTAGAGATGGTGATGTCTTGACATCCAAAGCAGGAAAATTTACTTTAGGATTCTTCAGCCCTGGAAATTCCACTCGAAAAAGATACGTTGGAACTTGGTTCACTAAGGTTTCTGTGCAATCTGTTGTTTGGGTTGCTAACAGAGATACACCCATCAATGGTTCTCTTGGAACTCTTTCAATCAATGGAGACGGGCATCTTAGAATCACTTCTCGGAAAACTGTCCTATGGTCCACGGATATTTCAGTTCCGGGTTCTGTGAATATCAACAGCACCTCGTGCAAGCTATTAGATACGGGGAATTTAGTCTTGACTACTGATAATGGTAAAGTTTTGCTGTGGCAGAGCTTTGATCACATTACAGACACTTTTCTTCCTGAAATGAAGCTTGGCTTGGATAAAAGAACTGGGTTAAACCGTCATTTAACCTCTTGGAGATCAAACGATGATCCAAGTCCTGGGAATTTCTCATTCCGGGTTGATCCAAATGGGTCTCCTCAATTCTTCTTGTACCAAGGTTCGAGTCCAGTTTGGAGGACAGGTCCTTGGATCGGACAGAAATGGAGTGGAGTTCCTGAAATGACACGTGCTTATATTTTCAACTATAGTTTTGTCAGCGACACAAATGAGATATCTGTAAGCTACAGAGTTTTGAATGATTCTATCATCTCAATCTTCGTGGTTGATGGAAATTCAGGAACAGTTCAGAGACGAACATGGCAGGAGAATACAAAACGTTGGATCGAGTTCTGGTCAGCACCGAAGGAGCTCTGTGATCAGTATGGAGAGTGTGGTGCTTTTGCTAGCTGCAACCCCAATAGTGCCAACCAATTTCAATGCACCTGTTTTCCTGG ATATGAACCAAAATCACCGCGAGATTGGTATCTAAGAGATGGTTCACAAGGTTGTGTGAGACAAGAAAACAGATCAATGTGCAAAAACGGAGAAGGGTTCTTGAAGCTAGAAAGCATGAAGTTGCCAGATACTTCAAACGCTTTAGTGAATAAAAGCTCGACATTGAAGGAGTGCGAAGAAGAATGCTTGAAGAACTGCTCTTGCATAGGCTATACAAGTGCAGATGACACTGGTGCAGGAAGTGGCTGCATTTCATTGTATGGTGCTTTGATTGATACAAGGGTGTATCCTGATGGGGGCCAGGACGTATACTTTCGAGCAGATGCAGTTGAGTTAG CATGGGAAGAAGCTGAAGAAAGGTCTCTTTGGACGAAAGATGTCGAAGAAAGTGATTCTGGCTCAGATTTACCCTTCTTCACTCGTAGCGAATTAGCTGCAGCCACAGATAATTTCAGTTTGGCTAATAAGCTAGGAGAAGGTGGCTTTGGATCAGTGTACAAG GGTCGGATGGAAAACGGACAAGAAATTGCTGTAAAAAAGTTGGCTCCAAATTCAGGACAAGGCATACAAGAATTTAAGAACGAAGTTAGGCTAATTGCTAAACTTCAGCATAGAAACCTCGTCAAGATGTTAGGATGTTGCATCAAAGGAGAGGAGAAGATGTTGATCTACGaattcatgccaaacaaaagcTTAGACACTTTCATTTTCA ATGAAGAGATCAAGTCATCGTTAGATTGGACAAAACGCTTTGACATTATCATCGGGATTGCTCGAGGAATGTTATATCTTCACCAAGACTCACGATTAAGGATAATCCATAGGGACCTAAAAGCAAGCAATATCCTGCTTGACAAAAACATGGTCCCGAAAATTTCAGATTTTGGCATGGCTAGAATATTCGGGAATGAGCAAGTACAAGTTAACACGACTAGGGTGGTTGGGACCTA TGGATATATGGCACCAGAGTATGCACTGCAAGGAGTAATGTCCATAAAGTCGGATGTCTTTAGCTTTGGAGTCTTGTTATTGGAGATTATTACTGGTAGAAAGAACTCTGGTTTTTATCCTGACAATCCTTCCATCAATCTAGTTGGTCAT GTTTGGGAGCTTTGGAAAGAAGGACGATCATTGGAAATAGTCGATACATCTGTGAAAGATTCTGATGCTGACGAGGAACTCTTAAGCTGTATTCAAATTGGATTGCTATGTGTGCAAGAACGCGCAGATGACAGACCAACAATGTCAACCGTAGTGTTTATGTTGAGCAACAATGTGGAACTTCCTTCTCCGAGTCAACCTGCATTTATCCATAAAGGAAGCTTGCATGATGCAGATCCATCGTCGTCAAGTGCTGGAGCGTATTCAGTAAATGAACTCTCATATACCTCCGTGATAGATGGTCGATGA
- the LOC130814883 gene encoding putative disease resistance protein RGA3 — protein sequence MELKICIHYHSPSCSTIHPSHYDMIDSKMEMQGSFAVSSANFLLSQLTNAKLRESPFFVRYKSGLDELCDTIGTVKAVLLDAEAKQEEITHQAQLYIQGLMDAVYDADDLLDKFVTLAQRQQLMKAGKASEKVCLFFSRFNPLAVADKISLRFEEIRKRLDAITIKHSKFGLRVDDSKPIRRRRAETCSYNTCIIGREDDVEKIVSILLDSKVQQDISILSIVGIGGLGKTALAQLLFNDARVTNEFELKVWTCVSDQDQKQLDVMAILRKILISADGTYEGLSIEDVQSQIRQKLASSKYLLVLDDVWTENQDHWLNLVNFLKGESGSWVVVTTRSQETARIVRSDSVHELQGLSKENSWRLFKEISSELRLSNPYDDLVNTGKKIVEQCAGVPLALRIVASLLKGQDKNRWQSVQEMGLANIRGYEDDIMPILKFSYYNLEFPLKSCFSYCALFPKDCVINKDVLLSLWMAQGYAVPLDETKSAEDVVEEYFSILLHRCFFQDVELDRSGEIVSCKIHDLMHDLARNVAGKEICLSNSIPDSMDRKVRHLAIMKVSLIKTLSLRHVRSYLQTPFSLERVRLNPIYLEDIFANFMCARALDLRCSKFKSMPSTIGELLHLRYLNLSDNEDLEVLPESITKLYNLETLILRGCKILKKLPKKISKLVNLRVLDFRSCESLADVPDNICKLVKLRVLQGIENRNVTRMPSGLGNLINLHTLPEFVLSKPSSSCDEWFDQLEDLKSLKNLKGRLTFQIHSPKNGILDGRREGGYLKNKESLDFISFLFSEDVNETAVDLEEALMKELQPHSNLKILELWAYHGVRIPNWVSSLHNLVQLELLLCAELQQLTCLGNLHHLEELRLGHMPNLEYITEKSSLPLCKSLKRVFFSTLPKLKGWVVDIHQLVGKSSMDTENLQLLCLPQLKTLEIYDCRELSFFPFCPIVERLDLSRFNDELRVKQIDEQRDMQPKLREISITGNALWLRSLTLESFKQLTLLKITGDEKMESLRELGNVFRRCSSSLHELSLIRCIRLRSVWGGLIHLSSLKKLCLVACPNVNLSNEDETKNGMCMPSQSFHHSLRSLILDELPLLVNLPEWIENLVSLDTLEISSCKELGSMPAWMSNLTALNKLLIYHCSADLQKRCQNLTGEDWIHIQKIPKINIDCKVYSENEIPSAPPAPPLPLILSI from the coding sequence ATGGAATTGAAGATATGTATTCATTATCATTCCCCATCTTGTTCTACCATACACCCTTCTCATTATGATATGATTGACTCAAAAATGGAGATGCAGGGATCATTTGCTGTGTCTTCTGCCAATTTTTTGTTGTCACAGCTGACAAATGCAAAGCTTAGAGAGTCGCCTTTCTTTGTGCGTTACAAATCCGGACTTGATGAGCTCTGTGACACCATTGGCACTGTTAAGGCTGTACTTCTCGATGCAGAAGCCAAGCAGGAAGAGATTACCCATCAGGCGCAGCTCTATATACAGGGGCTCATGGATGCTGTTTACGATGCTGATGATTTGCTTGACAAGTTTGTCACTCTTGCTCAACGACAACAGCTCATGAAGGCTGGTAAAGCCTCTGAAAAGGTGTGCCTCTTCTTTTCTCGTTTCAATCCTCTTGCTGTTGCTGATAAGATCTCACTGAGGTTTGAGGAAATCAGAAAAAGGTTAGATGCCATAACCATTAAACATAGTAAGTTTGGGCTAAGAGTTGACGACTCTAAGCCTATCAGGAGGAGAAGAGCGGAGACATGTTCTTATAATACTTGTATTATTGGGAGGGAGGATGATGTGGAGAAGATTGTAAGCATCTTGTTAGATAGTAAAGTCCAACAGGATATTTCAATCCTTTCTATTGTGGGTATAGGAGGATTGGGGAAAACGGCTCTTGCTCAACTCTTGTTTAATGATGCAAGGGTTACAAATGAATTTGAATTGAAGGTGTGGACTTGTGTCTCTGATCAGGATCAGAAACAATTGGATGTAATGGCGATTCTTCGAAAAATATTGATTTCCGCTGATGGTACTTATGAGGGATTATCCATTGAAGATGTGCAAAGTCAAATTCGACAGAAACTAGCGAGCTCCAAGTACTTGCTTGTTTTAGATGACGTATGGACTGAAAACCAGGATCATTGGCTCAACTTAGTGAACTTCTTGAAGGGTGAAAGTGGAAGCTGGGTTGTGGTTACAACTCGTTCACAAGAAACCGCAAGAATTGTAAGGAGTGATTCAGTGCATGAGCTGCAAGGATTGTCTAAAGAAAATTCATGGCGTTTGTTTAAAGAGATATCATCTGAACTGAGACTATCAAACCCGTATGATGACTTGGTAAATACCGGGAAAAAGATTGTTGAACAATGCGCTGGAGTCCCTCTAGCTTTAAGAATTGTTGCTAGTCTTTTaaagggtcaagataagaataGGTGGCAATCAGTTCAGGAGATGGGGTTAGCAAACATAAGAGGGTATGAAGACGACATCATGCCTATATTGAAGTTTAGTTATTATAATCTTGAATTCCCTTTGAAAAGTTGTTTTAGTTATTGCGCGTTGTTTCCAAAAGATTGTGTCATAAACAAGGATGTATTGCTTAGCCTTTGGATGGCACAAGGCTATGCTGTTCCATTAGATGAAACCAAAAGTGCAGAAGATGTTGTAGAAGAGTATTTTTCCATTTTGCTGCACAGATGTTTCTTCCAAGATGTAGAACTAGACAGATCTGGTGAGATTGTCTCATGCAAGATACATGATCTGATGCATGATCTTGCTCGGAATGTGGCAGGAAAGGAGATTTGCTTAAGTAATTCTATCCCGGACAGCATGGATAGAAAAGTTCGGCATCTAGCTATTATGAAAGTGAGTTTGATAAAAACTCTTTCACTAAGACACGTTCGTTCATATCTTCAAACCCCATTTAGCCTAGAACGTGTCAGGTTGAATCCAATTTATTTGGAGGACATATTTGCGAATTTCATGTGTGCAAGGGCTTTGGATCTACGCTGCTCAAAATTTAAAAGCATGCCGAGCACTATAGGTGAATTGCTGCATTTAAGGTACTTAAATCTCTCGGATAATGAAGATTTGGAAGTTCTTCCTGAGTCGATAACGAAGCTGTACAATCTGGAAACCTTAATATTGAGAGGCTGCAAGATATTGAAAAAACTACCCAAGAAAATTAGCAAGCTAGTTAACCTTAGGGTCCTCGATTTCAGATCTTGCGAAAGTCTTGCTGATGTGCCTGACAATATTTGTAAGTTGGTGAAGCTTAGGGTCTTGCAGGGAATCGAGAATCGTAATGTTACACGTATGCCTAGTGGCTTGGGTAATTTGATCAACCTCCACACGCTACCAGAGTTTGTGTTGAGTAAACCGAGTTCTAGTTGTGACGAGTGGTTTGATCAGCTCGAAGACCTAAAAAGTctcaaaaatttaaaaggtaGACTAACTTTCCAAATTCATTCCCCGAAAAATGGTATCCTTGATGGAAGAAGGGAAGGAGGATACCTCAAAAACAAGGAATCTCTCGATTTTATTAGCTTTTTGTTCAGTGAAGATGTTAATGAAACAGCTGTGGATCTCGAAGAAGCATTGATGAAAGAGTTGCAGCCTCATTCCAACCTTAAAATCCTCGAGTTGTGGGCGTACCATGGTGTGAGAATTCCGAATTGGGTGTCGTCTCTCCACAATCTAGTACAATTGGAACTTTTATTGTGCGCGGAATTGCAGCAGCTGACATGTTTGGGAAACCTGCATCATCTAGAAGAACTCAGACTTGGGCACATGCCAAATTTGGAGTACATAACCGAGAAAAGTAGTTTACCGTTATGTAAGTCTCTGAAACGGGTTTTCTTTAGTACATTACCGAAACTGAAAGGATGGGTGGTAGACATTCATCAGCTGGTTGGTAAGAGCAGCATGGACACGGAAAACTTGCAACTATTGTGTCTTCCTCAATTGAAGACATTAGAAATATACGACTGCAGGGAGCTAAGTTTTTTTCCCTTTTGTCCGATTGTTGAAAGATTGGATTTGAGTCGTTTCAATGATGAATTACGAGTAAAACAAATCGATGAGCAAAGGGATATGCAGCCCAAATTAAGGGAGATTTCCATAACCGGAAATGCTCTATGGCTAAGATCACTAACACTCGAGTCTTTTAAGCAACTTACACTGTTAAAAATAACAGGGGATGAGAAAATGGAGAGTTTGAGAGAGCTTGGGAATGTGTTTCGTAGGTGCTCATCTTCCTTACACGAGTTGTCACTAATTCGTTGCATCAGATTACGGAGTGTATGGGGAGGATTGATACATCTATCTTCCTTGAAGAAATTATGTCTAGTAGCATGCCCGAATGTGAACCTTTCGAATGAAGACGAGACTAAGAATGGGATGTGCATGCCATCGCAATCGTTTCATCACTCCCTCCGGTCCTTGATATTGGATGAACTCCCACTGCTGGTGAATCTACCCGAATGGATTGAGAACCTCGTTTCCCTCGATACACTTGAGATATCCTCTTGCAAAGAGTTGGGATCAATGCCGGCTTGGATGTCAAACCTTACCGCTCTCAATAAACTTCTCATCTATCACTGTTCAGCAGACCTGCAGAAAAGATGCCAAAATCTGACAGGCGAGGACTGGATCCACATACAGAAAATCCCGAAAATTAACATCGACTGCAAGGTATATAGTGAGAATGAGATACCGTCTGCGCCCCCTGCTCCCCCTTTGCCTCTTATATTGTCTATTTGA